CAACTAAATTAGTGCTCCTCATGCAACATCACTTGGGTGAACCGCCCAAGAATGAGTTGAGCCACTTTGCAGACTTCTTAGGGATCCGGTTCAATTTGTTGAGGTAATCCGTATAGTTAAGCCCGAACCGGACCGTGTAACCCGAACCCATTTCCATGCAGTCCATTAGAGCCCACATGAAGTACCCTTCAACGTCTGCGCCTTTCctgtaccaaaaaaaaaaattaccccaAACAATGCCTTCAGCCCATCTCATCCCTGCCCGTAAGTAAATTCAAAATGTCTACTTGAGACTCACTTGGTACATAAAATGAAATGCAAATTGAAGGAATGAgattaaatttatcatttaatttttgttatattctttattcaaattttcattttgcaaaccaaattatAAGAGCAACACCTACTTTCTGGCTTCTGAAACTGCATATAGATGGCTGAGAATGTGCTGAATTCTGGCATTGTCCTGTAGGGCTGTCTCGACCGGGATCGCGTCGTCTCTTTTCTCCGGATAGCCTAATGGAAATGGGTTTTAGAATAGAGAATTTAATCATCAACTTGAAAAATACAAATGAAAGAAAGATGTTAAGAAATCGCTTTATTGCTTTTCTCTAAATTATCGAAATGGGTTTCAGAATGAAGAAGCAATATGATCGTTGAAGGATTCTTCCTTGACATGTGACAAAGTTTTGAACCAAACCAAGCTACATAGTTTTATCCCTAGAAGATATTAAAAGATAGACAAAATTAAAGAAGTAACACTCACCATTTTCAGTGACGTACATTTTGGGATTATTGTACTCTTTGTTTATATATATCAGAGCATCCCTTAGCCCTTGTGGGTACACATAAATGGCATCGCTCCCAGGTGCCTGAAAGAGATCAAATAACAAAAAGCAAATGAtcatgaaattacacacacattATACAAATGATTCAACTGTGAATTGATCAACTTCCTTGAAAATCTTGAGCATGGTAATCCGATCACAAGTGCTTATTAAGAACAAATTCAGGAATGTTAATCTCTCCAAGTTAAACATGATCTTACCAGTTGACCAATGGGCTTTCCATTTCTGTCCACTGCCAGACACAATAGACACAGTAAGAAGTGGATCAGCAACCTATAAAACCTTGAACACTAAAGCTGTGTTTGGTTTGGTGATAGATTGGACAAAGTGGAAGTAAAATGGAATGAAAAAGTGAATAAACAAAAATGTATAGTACCTTTGAACTCAACACGTTGGAATTGGTCTTGGCTGTTGTGTTCATCATTTGGGTTTAATGGGAGGGAAACTGCATATCTGGAAGTGTAGTAATTGATCCCTATGAAATCAAAAGACCCTTTTACCAAATCCTTCTCCTCCTCTGTAAAAGTTGGCAGCCCATCTCTCACCAGAGCTTTCATTATAAATGGATAGTCTCCAAACACCATGGGCTCCATAAACCtatattttgaaaagaaaaaaaaataaacaataattaatcttaattgACTGCATATTTTGTCTGTTGAAATGGaatgaatttaaatttatcatttgattttttCATGTTTTCTGTTCAAACtttcattttatttctttcttattctCGTTTCATTCATAAATCAAACATGACCCAGATCAACATAATATTATAAGAAGCTAAGGTTACCTTTGATGAGTAAATTATACTAGTATTACAGGAAAattttaattcattaattaaatttactAACCATCCAACCAAGAAATCAAAAGCTCTTTCAGATGCCTCTCTGTCAAGTCGGTTGTGTGCATGTGGCTCAAACCATTGAGTCACCAGCGATATCCCAATCTCTCCACGTTGACTTGCCTATAAAAACACatataaggaaaataataaattaaactaatgtttttcaaaaaataaataaatatataaaaattatatattatggtaTAGAAAAGCAGTTTAAATAAATTGTAATTTTGATAAAGTTGATTTCCGATTCCTTCTATAGTATCTTTCACCTATCGTGTATTACTTTTATGAAAAATGCTTACACCCTTATAAAAAATGGAGTAGAAACTgaacccgtaaaccctaatcgAACCCATAAACCCTAGCGATTAATTGAATTTGTGAGTTGTATATATGTGTCACCTGATAATTTTGTTTGTAGAGCTTAGCAGCAGCAGCATGTGCCAATAGGATGTGGTGGGTAGCAAGGAAAGggtcagttgcaggatttgcatTAGGGTCAGAGGGCATTCCAACTTTATAGCCATACTGCCCAAACACTTGAGGCTCATTGATGGTTGTCCAGTGCTTCACTCGGTCCCCAAAGGTTTTGAAACAGAGGTCTGCATAGGCTTTGAAGTCATCCCTGATagttaaatcaaaataaaatttaattaggTAATTTAAAACCCACACAAGGAACAAGGAAATTTAATGggcaattatatttttaaaatatatatatatatatatatatgagaatgaGCAAGATAGATGCATTACACAATCTCACTACTCAAGAAGCCTCGGTACTTGTTTTGTAATGCTTGCGGTAAGTCAAAGTGGAAGAGTGTCACAAATGGGGTTATCCCTGTTTTCAATTAGactaaagaaaattaaaaattgacaAAGAAGATAAAAGAGAAATGATCGGAGAATGGAACTTTTTAACATTAAGGCTCTATTTAGATACGAacttgtaaaaaataaataagtaaataagaattggagatttttattgtatttatgtGTATTTGAAAATGctattcaaaataaataaataattcaaaatgctATCAAAGACGCACACCGCACGGCACGGCACCGCATACCACCCATATTTTCTATTTCTTCTCTGCAAATCCTTCCATCTCTCCTTCTTGAAGCTTCGAAGAATGGCCGAGCAGCTCACCGAGGAGCAGATCGCGGAATTCAAGGAGGCTTTTAGCTTCTTCGACAAGGATGGCGATGGCTGTATCACCACTAAGGAACTTGGAACAGTGATGCGATCACTGGGGCAGAATCCCACTGAAGCAGCGCTCCAAGACATGATTAATGAGGTTGATGCTGATGGAAATGGAACAATTGACTTTCCGGAGTTCCTCAACCTGATGGCGAGGAAGATGAAGGACACTGACTCTGAGGAGGAGCTCAAGGAAGCTTTCCGGGTTTTTGACAAGGACCAGAATGGCTTCATTTCTGCAGCTGAGCTCCACTAAGgtctgttttgttttgtttgttttgttttttttttaacttttgatGCTTGCATTGTTTTCCAGTGCTGTTCTTGGCATCTGCTTGTTTGCTCTGTCTTTTGTTTTAGTATCTTGGTCGGTAGTGTTTCAATTATGTTTGTTATTTTCCCTTTTTATCTCTGGTACTGTGAACCTAGAACAATTGGGAATCCGATGATTTTGCTTTTGGTGACTAATTTTTgttaatattcaaatatatatatataattgataaTTAAGGAAAAGGAGGTTAATGACATGTAAATAAAAAATTCGTTTATAATTTGCTAAACATTTTATGTCATTTCTCATTTTTCTCGATAACCAAATGAGAAAAGGCtaatactttcatattttctttaattaCCTTTCAtccatattcttcaagttttaaacaAAGCCAAAATGGTAACTAGTTTCTTACCATTTTTCAGTAGTTCATCAATAAAATTGTTGTAAAAATCAATGCCTTGTTGGTTTACTCCACCACTCACAGTTCCATCTGCAACGAttcaaatatgtaatatttaataATCGTAACAATACCCACCAAGGATTCAAgatttatatatagtatagataGATAATAATAAGAACAGCGATGACAACAACAACACAACAATAATTGACGAAGGGTAGATTTGAATTCACTACCAGGGAGAATCCTTGGCCAAGCGATGGAGAGCCTATAAGTGTCAACCCCCATCTTCTTCAAAATTTGTACATCATCCTttaatataatgattaaataacaaTTAGCAAGAGAAAACAAAATAATGTCTCCTATGAGATATTCCAATGGATTTGAAAGTGTTTGCAAGCATAAATTTCAAGGctagaatttaaatttgtatggatTTAGAAGATAATCAATTTTTTCCATAATGGTGCGGAACAATAGTATCATTGGAGTAGATACACAAATCGCTTTATATATATGAAGCCTGACCGACAGATTGGTCCGAGTTGAGAGGAGGAAAAAACAAGATTGAACTTAAAATCTTTTCTGGAGATATCCAATTTCCTGGAGAGATAGATAAGATATCTCAACAGTAGAGTAGCATCTTGATACCATCAGGAATGAGaaaattttgtactatattttattcaaattcacacaaattcaaattcccgATCCCCATTCTATCGCTCCCACATTAACGCAATATTAAAAGCTTAAGTTTTATTCAATCAAATTCACTTAGATTTAAAAGTAAAACTTGTAATTTATATCTTCAAACATAACCTTAATGCATGAAATTAATCACCAACAAAAACAATTAATCATACCTAAGTTCTGCACACTAAAATACCAAAAAAGAATTCAATTTTCATGATTATATATCATAATTAATAATGTTGGCATAaaactttttcccaaaaaaaaaaaaggaatcaaTTATTCTTGAGAAGTGCATTATTTAATTAGAAGGATCACGTGCATGTCAAAGTGAAGAATAATTTGAGTAGGCATAAAGCATAATATTTATGCATGCATGATTATCCAAAATCTTCGgagaaataattaattaatcaatcaatcaatcaaggaaGGAGCTACGTACTTTGTAGCGATGGTAGGAATCAACAGCAATATCTCTATCTCCCGTCCCATCCTGGATAAAGCTATCCCAGGTGCTAGCTCCTCTCCCTCCTTCATCTCCTGCTCCCTCTGTCTGCACcaattcacatatatatatatatatatatatatatatatatatatatatatatatatacacacacacacaaattaaTACATACCAAAGTAAATGATTTTTCTATATGGATTCAACTAGCTACACTTCCCAAATTTCGTATTTTGAAAAGATAATATCGAACTAGAATTAATGTAAATTTTATGATGTTTAAAAATACTCGAACATTAAGTCTTTCGGTTAGGAATATAGAGGCTAATAATTGATTTGGAAAGAGAATTATGAAAAATGGGTCTCAAGATTCAAAGTCGATCGAGACTTGAAGAAAATTTTGAGTTATTATCAGGTCGGATCTTAGTCACTTTTCATATATAGgtagagatattttgaaaatagtcCAAAAACACAACATCATAATATTAATTAGAATCAATTTTTGGACCGATAAAAGGATCATTCCATTATTATGTCTTCTGATCATGAATATAAGGATACATGTTTGATTTGGGAAGTGAATTATGAAAGATGAATCTCAAAATTTGGAGTCATATGTCTCGATATTTTGAGAGTAGACCAAAAACACGATATCGGAATATGAGAATCAATGTTTGGATATATGGTCCACTCCAATATTACGTCTTCTAGCAAAGAATATAGAGATACATAGGATCTGTATGGATCGAAGATGTAatgagggaaaagaaaaagaatggaaaaaaaaaaactcattttttcttatattttccttctctgttagatattattaaaaatgaaagtttgttttaatacaattaaaaattaagaaaaaataaatattcataatgtgtaaaatcaaatttttgtttataaatttgatatatttttcactgtctttctcatttttcttcataaccaaacatgaaaataacgattccttgatattttttcattcctttttctaatattttcttGCAAATGGTTCATAATAAATTAGGGAAGGGAATTATGAAAAATTGGTCTCTGAATTTTAAGTCGATGAAGAGTTAAAAGTTGACTTATATAGGATCTCCCTCACCTTTCCTACACATGGCGTCTCTTaaccctaaattcaaaaatgAAGTAGAATGAAATTGCTTTAACAAATCATAAAACCCACTAGTCATACAATATTATccaaatgagagagagagagagagagagagagagagagagagagagagagagagagatggataaTAATTACCTGGAGGGCAGAGGTGGAGCAGCCAAATTTGAAATCAGGGGGGAAGTCTTTTCTGGTGACGGTTTTGGATTTGGGGATGGGAGTGAAGGAGGGTTGATCGCCGGTAGGCACACCGCCGTTGAGCAGCCTCTCCAGCACCGCCGGCGGGGGAACCACATGTCCTTTCAAACACCAGATACTACTATACCCCTTATTACTATAATCCTTAACGTTAACATTCCTCCTCCCTCCacttatataattataattaacatTAATGATGTTCCTGCTGCGGCCAATAAGAGATGACGATGAGAGAGTTCTACTTCCTCCTCTCTCCGACGACGAACCCATCACCATGGATGGGCTTTTGCTACTTAACATCACAGCCATTTATATTTATGTTCACGTACGTGCAAcaaaagcagcagcagcagaataagaagaagaagaaggttgcCAGGATATGTCTGGGCGTTGGGGAGAAGAAGTATTTATAGAGATGTTCTAGTCATGGGACtcctttgtcttcttcttcttcttcttcttcttctctctctctctctctctctctctctctctctctctctctctctctctctctctctctccaagggCATGTTTGAAGTTTGATTTTATCATAAAATAGTTGGGGAATGAAGGAGCATTTCAATTTCCAACCTTCCCCACGAGAAGCTGCATGTGAACAGTTTGTtgaccattttttttaattattaaatatttaatttgatATGTGGTTAGCTGGAAGGAATGAAATGCTTGCACATGAGTACTTCACGTATACATAGTTGAATATATGTGAGTGTAAGCAAGAGAGTCGTTCATCTAGGTCATCAagaattataattaaatttaagtaccatataattaattaagttaatttCGTTCTTAAACTATGTGCAAGTTACAAACCAGCTGGCGatgcatatttatttatatttaattacgGGATAAATtctaaattcttgaaattttaaaatatgaaattgcCACTCCAGAATTTTCGATACCTATCGAAGAATCTCGAAAACTAAAAATTTACTGAATTTTTGACAGAttgctagaaaaaaaaaaaaaaaacattgttaagattataatatttttattgataataaCAACCCCTttgcccattttttttttcatatgaattattttaggtttttttttttggtagttgtTAGAAACTCGGTGAGTTTAATTACTATCATATTCGATCAAAATATTGAAGGGCGTATCGATGGATTTTACCATTAGTTAATTATATGCTTACTCTTCTAACACAATATGCTTATATTTCTACAAACTTTTAAAGAATACCGTATGTTACATTTGATTCACGAGATGTGTATTCCTAACAATGTGATGGAATATGCatgattaaaaatgaaaatataataaaaattctaCAAGAATATAATTATCATAAATTAAAAAGATAAACATTCATGCAaaagcttcttcatcttcttttttttgaaaattaataatcaatttgaaaaaaaagaatGCACACAATCTTAATTAGAGCATGAACTTGAGCAGAGTGAGAGGATCACTATATATGAAATGAGATCAAGATGATCACTCAAGTTATCCTATCCAAGAATGTGTTGGATTTGGGAATCTCTCCTATGTGGAAAAATTCATTCAAACTTTTAGCCCATTTTCTTTGACTCTTTATTGAACTTATTTAGAGACCATTTTTCACCTTATCTAAGTAAAGAAAATAAGGGTTGGCGGCTGTTGAATTTCATTGTAAGTGAGAGATAGTGTGTGGCAAAAAGAGGGAGAGAGCAAAAGAGAAAATCGATATGAGTTTTTGCAATAGTGTGCAGTTTTTATCAAATGACGATTGGATGGTCATCTGTATTCTGATTGAGCTACTTTTTTTGTCAGTAGATAGAGGACTCATAGGCATCGTTTTTGAACAATCAGATTGGCCATCCAAGTACTGTAGCATCACATATTGGGTTTGAACAATAACCACATTTCTAGTGAAATTCTCAACTTTCACTCTTTGATTTTTAAGATCTCTTGTTGTTAGCCAAAAAGAGAGTTATGTACTCATTGTGATAGCTAAAAATTGTGATCTTGTACCCACACTTTTATCATAGTGAAGTTTTTGAGTGAGCTCTCAAGTCCTGTGATTTTTTTACCCTTTGATTTGAaggggttttccacgtaaaattgTGTGTCTCGTGTGATtgatatttttgatttttttttttactaattttgtgttgctaaaaacatataattttatGATATTGTCGTATCATAAGTACTTTTTTTGttaattaagagagaaagaactttcaCAGGTGCTTCCGCGATTTTTCGGTAAGTCTCATTTTTCCCAACGcactggtatcagagccgatgATTTGTAACTCTAGGCGAGCAATGTCACAAAAGTCAAGGCATGAAACTAATTCTCCCAACATACTAACAGTTTGACGACCAAGTGGGCAACCGAGGCCAATAAGGAGCATCTAGACCTAGAAAATGGATTCAAATAAGGTTAAGACATGGGAGGTAGGATTAGTTTGAGGGCACATAGAATGCAATTTGAGGTACGTAAGACACTGTGGTAAGGCCCATTTGAGCAATTGTTAGAAAATTGGGTTTGCTCCCATAAGAGAGACGATTTCTGTTTAGAGGGAAACAATTGAGACTCACAAGTAAGGGAGAGATTGTTCAttattgagaatttcacttgttaGTTTGTCCCACTTTGTAAATATTGAGTGGATGtgtatatacatggttgggcccaagacccaataggcttaagcttttgggtcaagttggtactcaTACATGTGTACGTATACATATCAAGCCTACCCATAGACTCCTATGGCGCTATTAAGTTGTATCAGAGACGATGGTTTGTAACTCTGAGTGAGAAACATTGTAAAAGTCAAGgcatgaagctaattctcctagCGTATTAATAGTTGGAATATCAAGATTGTGATTGAggctaataaggatcatctaggcctagAAGATGAATCTGAATAGGGTCAATACGTAAGAGGTAAAATTGGAATAGGGTCAAGaagtgggaggtaggattggtttggagacACGTGGAATGCAATTAGAGGCACGTAAGATGCGGTGGTatgacccacttgagcaactattggagaattgggcttactcccatgaGGGTGACAATTTCTATTCAGGGGGGGGGGAACAGTTGagactcacaagtgagggggagattgtcaaaaattccacttgtaagtttgtcccacattagaaaatttgagtagatgatgggtgtttatatacatggttaggcccaagacccaataggcttaagttttggatcaagttggtgctcatcTAAGCGTATCAAGCCTACCCATAGACTCCTCCGGCGTTatcaagtggtattagagccgatACTTTGTAACTCTGAGTGAACGACATTGTAAAAGTCGAGGTATGAAGCTAATTTTCCTAGCGTATTAACAATTGGAATaccaagtgtgtgactgaggccaataaggatcatctaaccCTAGAAGATGAATTTGAATAGGATTAATACGTAGGAGGTAGGATTTGAATAAGTTCAATACATGGGAGGAAGGTTTAGTTCGAAGACACGTGAAATGCAATCAGAGGCACATAAGACGCAGTGGTAAGACCCAATTGAGTAACTGTTGGAAAATTAGGCTTGCTCCCATGAGGGAAATGGTTTTTGTTTAGGGGGGAACAGTTAagactcacaagtgaggggggtattgttgagaattccacttgtgagtttgtcccacattgaaaaaattgagtggatgatgtgggtgtttatatacatggttgggtccaagCCCTAATAGgattaagtttttgggtcaagttggtgctcactcatgtatattagcccacccatggactcctccggtgctaacaagtAGTATCAGAGTCGATGGCTTGTAACTCTAGGCGAATGACATCGTAAAAGTTGAGGCAGGAAggtaattctcctgacgtgctaatagCTAGAGGACAAAGTGTGTGACCGGGACCAATAAGGATTATACAAGCCTAGAAGATAGATTTGAATAGGGTCATGATGTGGAAGGTAAGATTGATTTAGGGAcacgtggaatgcaattcgaGGCACGTAAGACGCAGtcgtaaggcccacttgagcaactgttggagaattgggcttgCTCCCATGAGGGTGACGGTTTTTGTTCTGGGTGGAACAATTGAGAATCACAAGTGATGAGGGAGAGAATATTCATTGTTGAGGatctacttgtgagtttgtcccatattagaaaaattaagtgaatgatgagtgcttatatatacatggttgggtccaaTACCCAATAGGCTAAGTTTTTGTGTCAAGTTGATGTTTATATATGTGTATCAAACCTATCCATGGACTCTTTCGGTACTAATAGAATGATAGTTTATTCAATACTAACAATCATTCTTGAGCAACTCAgcctcacaaaaaaaaaaacacttaattTAGTTGCATACATGTTAATTAGttgattaattgatttatttattacAGTCAAGAGttctgttgcagccaaaaattgaacgactttCACGAtgcctgatcacgaccacctgaaaatagataaataagtaaggcttggaggacccggggtgtactccgggggatcgctccgatgcctaagttagggattggcttaagaggttttttatgcaacagtaaagtagagtttataATGAGATACCTTatcctcttctctgaatccccatttatagtgatggagtttgacccaagggtgatgtgccatttattagcgaattatggcgcaaatgtgaatcgctccagttgttataacgttggcgtagattgctctagtcatcatggagctggcgtcaattgctctgtttgagcagttgacttaggtggtaattgccctcatcaatgttgggctatagtctcctttggatttatggtatgtgatatatttgaggtatatcagttgtccccccttcagtttcaaatttttgaagctggcttccaaagttcgaaagttgtattttttttttttttttgtcgagcagctcttcttgaggcattttgggctgcttgtggtTTCATGAGTTGCGCTCTTCTTTTTTGTCATTTCtagcctaatgagctgtgctcatattttgggttGTTTTTAGGCCTTACGAGCGTTgttcgtcagttgggccgattcttctttacctaatgagttgtgctcattttttgggcagtcttctggcctcacgagtattgctcgtcagttgggctgattcttctttgcctaatgagtcgtgctcattttttgggcagtcttctagcctcacgagcgttgctcgtcagttgggctgattcttctttgcctaatgagtcgtgctcattttttgggcattcttctggcctcacgagcgttgctcatcagttgggtcgattcttctttgcctaatgagtcgtgctcattttttgggcagtcttctagcctcacgggCGTTGTtcatcagttgggctgattcttctttgcctaatgagtcgtgctcattttttgggcagtcttctggccttacaagcgttgctcatcagttgggccgattcttccttacctaatgagctgtgctcattttttgggctatatcttcagtaacattttgataatttatgatgttgggatggttgttcaattcgacaggttcttgcagttttgatttcattggggttaaagatatgagttatggtattttcaatatcagttaggattcttaatcggttcgagatggatttgtttcaaagggtttggatgtgtatgcaccaagtgttcaATCATTTATGGCAAAGGGAACTGCAAGTAAGAGTGCAATGTTAtagatttcgcagactatttttgtgttgtctgtgtcatatgtggggtctataaactcatattattcaattgtatcccagttgattcg
This Malania oleifera isolate guangnan ecotype guangnan chromosome 11, ASM2987363v1, whole genome shotgun sequence DNA region includes the following protein-coding sequences:
- the LOC131167391 gene encoding calmodulin-like, with amino-acid sequence MLSKTHTARHGTAYHPYFLFLLCKSFHLSFLKLRRMAEQLTEEQIAEFKEAFSFFDKDGDGCITTKELGTVMRSLGQNPTEAALQDMINEVDADGNGTIDFPEFLNLMARKMKDTDSEEELKEAFRVFDKDQNGFISAAELH
- the LOC131167512 gene encoding beta-glucosidase 13-like, coding for MAVMLSSKSPSMVMGSSSERGGSRTLSSSSLIGRSRNIINVNYNYISGGRRNVNVKDYSNKGYSSIWCLKGHVVPPPAVLERLLNGGVPTGDQPSFTPIPKSKTVTRKDFPPDFKFGCSTSALQTEGAGDEGGRGASTWDSFIQDGTGDRDIAVDSYHRYKDDVQILKKMGVDTYRLSIAWPRILPDGTVSGGVNQQGIDFYNNFIDELLKNGITPFVTLFHFDLPQALQNKYRGFLSSEIVDDFKAYADLCFKTFGDRVKHWTTINEPQVFGQYGYKVGMPSDPNANPATDPFLATHHILLAHAAAAKLYKQNYQASQRGEIGISLVTQWFEPHAHNRLDREASERAFDFLVGWFMEPMVFGDYPFIMKALVRDGLPTFTEEEKDLVKGSFDFIGINYYTSRYAVSLPLNPNDEHNSQDQFQRVEFKVDRNGKPIGQLAPGSDAIYVYPQGLRDALIYINKEYNNPKMYVTENGYPEKRDDAIPVETALQDNARIQHILSHLYAVSEARKKGADVEGYFMWALMDCMEMGSGYTVRFGLNYTDYLNKLNRIPKKSAKWLNSFLGGSPK